From the Lysinibacillus fusiformis genome, the window TGAGCGGCTTTCTCTCTTTTGGAGCGGGGCCTCGCTTCTTTTGAGCGCCTTTCTTACTTTTTGGAGCGGGGCTTCGCTTCTTTTGAGCGCCTTTCTTACTTTTCGGAGCGGGCTTCACTTCTTTTGAGCGGCTCTCTCTCTTTTTGGAGCAGGTCTTCACTTCTTTTGAGCGGCTTTCTTACTTTTTGGAGCGGGGCTTCACTTCTTTTGAGCGACTTTCTTACTTTTTGGAGCAGGTCTTCACTTCTTTTGAGCGACTTTCTTACTTTTTGGAGCGGGGGCTCACTTCTTTTGAGCGGCTCCCTCTCTTTTTGGAGCGGGGCTTCACTTCTTTTGAGCGCCTTTCTTACTTTTCGGAGCGGGGCTCGCTTCTTTGGAGCAGCTTTCTCTCTTTTTCGAGCGGGGCTTCGCTTCTTTTGAGCGGCTCTCTCTCTTTTTGGAGCGAGGGCTTGCTTTCTAAGCAGGTTCTCTCTTTTGGAGCGGGGCTTCACTTCTTTTGAGCGGCTTTCTCTCTTTTTGGAGCGGGGCTTCGCTTCTTTTGACCGCCTTTCTCCTTTTTTGGAGCGGGGCTTCACTTCTTTTGAGCGCCTTTCTTACTTTTCGGAGCGGGGCTCGCTTCTTTGGAGCAGCTCTCTCTCTTTTGGAGCGGGGCTTCACTTCTTTTGAGCGCCTTTCTTACTTTTCGGAGCGGGGCCTCACTTCTTTTGAGCGGCTTTCTCTCTTTTTGGAGCGGGTATTCACTTCTTTTGAGCGGCTACCTCTCTTTTTGGAGCGGGGCTTTGCTTCTTTTGAGCGGCTACCTCTCTTTTTGGAGCGGGGCTTTGCTTCTTTTGAGCGGCTACCTCTCTTTTTGGAGCGGGGCTTCGCTTCTTTTGAGCGCCTTTCTTACTTTTTTGGAGCGGGGGCTCGCTTTCTAAGCAGGTTCTCACTTTTGGAGCGGGGTTTCTCTCTCTTTGAACGGTTACCCCTTCACAACTAAAGAAAACATCCACTTCCTTATAAAAAAACATACTACCAGTAGCAGCTCATCCATAGTGGACCTACTACAGTAGTATGTTACTTAGTCAACGTTCGTTAAAAATACTTTTCCTTTTTTAGACCTCTCAACAGCATCGATTGCCTTATGAATGTCCAGTAATGGATAATGGGCATGTACTTTCATCATTTTTAGTGAACCATTATGTACAAGATTTACAAGATGTTGCATCGTTTGTTGCCATTTTTCTATTGACGTCTGATGTTGCCAATGACGCAAATGGAACATCCTCGCTTGTACCTTTGCTTCCTTCACAATGTTTGTCCAATTTACCTGAATACCCGACAAAAGACCAATGGCTAAAAAAATTCCACCGGGCTTTACGCAGAACGCAAGTTGATTGCCAGCCTCTCCTCCAATGGAATCAATTGCTGCATCTGCCCCCTTACCATTTGTTAATGCCATAACGGTTTCATAGAGTGGCATTCGAGAGGTATCGATGACAAAAGTTGCACCAAGTTGCTGTAATTCTTCAGTATGCTGATTACTGCGTGTCACTGCAATAAGTTGAAATCCTAGCAATTTCGCAAGTTGAGCATAGAGATGTCCAATGGCTGAGCCACATGCATTTACTAATAAAACATCGTTTGATTGTAAATGGAGAACCTCTGAACAAGTTACGAAAGCTGTGATCGGATTAATATACATTTGCGCTGCAGTAAAATCATCCATTGTGGCAGGAATAGACACTGCAAAATCAGCTTGAGTTTTCACTATTTCCTGCCAAGTTCCCTCTCCCCGTAATGGTAATACGCGCTGGCCAATAAGCTTGGGTGAAACAAGTGGTCCAACATCTTCAATAATTCCTACGCCTTCATAGCCAGGCACTGTTGGTAAAGTGATTCTATGAGCATATTTCCCCCATATCGGTATTAAATCTGAGGGATTGATTGGTCTTGCTAGCATGCGAACAAGAATTTCTTGACCTTGTGGAGGTGCAATGGTTTTATTCTCTAGCCTTACCACCTCTTGCGGATTTCCAAATTCATAAATTTTTAAGCATTTTGCTTTCAACGATTCTAGCTCCTTTATTCATTACGTATAAAACAACATCATACCAGGAGCATTTATTTCACGTTCCTTAAATCCAAGCTTCTGATAGAAAGGTTGTTTACCTTCAGCACAAAATAATTGAACCCATTTTATATTTTCTTTCTGACATTGCTCTAAAAGAGTATCCATCACCATAGTGCCAACTCCTTTTCGCTGATAATCAGGGTGCACCATCACATCACAGATAAAGGTTTGATAGATACCATCAGAAATAATACGTCCATATCCAATTAGATTGTCGTCATCATAAATAGACGTACTGAACCAGCTATTGCAAATAGCCTTGTATAATTGTTCATACGTATACAGCCCTTTTGCATTCCAGCCCGTTGTTTGGTGCAATGCTTTATACGACTCTATCGTCGGATTTGTTTCTTTGATTACATACATCTAATACCACTCCTCATTTTGAATAAATATACAAAATAAAGCATATTTAATCAATAATAAGTTTATGATGTTAGAGTTGGACAAGGGTTAGTTGACCTTTTTCATCCATATTTAATTGTAAAGCTTCATCTAGTTCAATACAAATCGGGCTGATTACCGCTTTCTTATCAGAAAAATACCAAAGACGTTCACTCGGCCCTAATAGTATATTGGCTCCGTCTTCATAGTTGCCCAGAAAATTAAGACCATCTAGTTGGATTTTCTTGTTTGCTATAGGCTTTATAGCATATTTTTTTAACTGTTCAGCTATTGCTAGAATGTCATCTGTCGTTAAATTGATTTCCCCAATATGTAACACTTGCTCAGTAGAAAAATAGGCTGCATCATGTTTTGAATTTATTTCTTGTCTTGCAATAAACTCCACTATATTGCCTTCAGGATCGTAAAAATAACATGAATAAGCTTTTAAAAATTCAAAATAGACTTCATCCTGCCCCTCTGAATCCAGCAAACCTACATGCTCCTTTGCCCAAATTTTTGCCTGTTGAAATAAGTTGCTAGGAATATTTAATGCAAAATGATACTGCTTTGGAATATAAGAATAAATCTTTTCAAATGTTATCCTACTTTCACCCACGGCTATTGTAAAATGGTCAGCTGTTCTTTCTAGCAAAGCAAAGCCTAACAAATCAACATAAAACTGCTCCATTTTTTGCACATCGTGAACATATAATTTTACCTTCGTAATCTTCATTTTTAAGCACCCCTTTACACTCCCTACTATACAAGCA encodes:
- a CDS encoding VOC family protein, whose product is MKITKVKLYVHDVQKMEQFYVDLLGFALLERTADHFTIAVGESRITFEKIYSYIPKQYHFALNIPSNLFQQAKIWAKEHVGLLDSEGQDEVYFEFLKAYSCYFYDPEGNIVEFIARQEINSKHDAAYFSTEQVLHIGEINLTTDDILAIAEQLKKYAIKPIANKKIQLDGLNFLGNYEDGANILLGPSERLWYFSDKKAVISPICIELDEALQLNMDEKGQLTLVQL
- a CDS encoding GNAT family N-acetyltransferase; the encoded protein is MYVIKETNPTIESYKALHQTTGWNAKGLYTYEQLYKAICNSWFSTSIYDDDNLIGYGRIISDGIYQTFICDVMVHPDYQRKGVGTMVMDTLLEQCQKENIKWVQLFCAEGKQPFYQKLGFKEREINAPGMMLFYT
- a CDS encoding zinc-dependent alcohol dehydrogenase family protein; its protein translation is MKAKCLKIYEFGNPQEVVRLENKTIAPPQGQEILVRMLARPINPSDLIPIWGKYAHRITLPTVPGYEGVGIIEDVGPLVSPKLIGQRVLPLRGEGTWQEIVKTQADFAVSIPATMDDFTAAQMYINPITAFVTCSEVLHLQSNDVLLVNACGSAIGHLYAQLAKLLGFQLIAVTRSNQHTEELQQLGATFVIDTSRMPLYETVMALTNGKGADAAIDSIGGEAGNQLAFCVKPGGIFLAIGLLSGIQVNWTNIVKEAKVQARMFHLRHWQHQTSIEKWQQTMQHLVNLVHNGSLKMMKVHAHYPLLDIHKAIDAVERSKKGKVFLTNVD